DNA sequence from the Kazachstania africana CBS 2517 chromosome 4, complete genome genome:
ATGATTTAATCTTAATTTATCCTTATCACCATCATCCACtgtttcattattttccCCGCTCTCACTCCCACTAGATTCATCTTCACTAGATTCGTCTTCACTAGACTCATCTCCACTagaatcttcttcatcgtcatcgTCGTCACTTGTGTTGTCGTCACTACTACTTTCTCCTTCACTACTACTAGTCTCATCATGCGTACGTTTCTGCGGTATACTAGTATTATTCTTAGCCATAAGAGGCGGTGTAGGAGATGGTGTGGTCACATGTGTCGGTCTCGTGGCTTGTTGTCTTGGCTGGaaaaatcttgataatGATGTAGGATCAAAAGATGGTGTTGATGTTGGTACTGCTGTTGACGCCGTACTTGGTCGTATTGGTTCATTTGCCGAAACAATTGGCACCTTTTCAGTCGACACACCGGGCGATACCGATTTTGAGGTAGATTTTGTTGGTTTACTGACTGGTTTGCTAATATTCGTGGTTGTGGTTGTACTTTTTGGATCAACCAACTGCTTAATTTTACCATTTGTAATCTTGGCAGTCGCTGCATTTACAGCTGCTGCAAGTATAAGATTTAAATGTTGTGGATTCTTATCCATTAATGCTGTTAAGGGATTACCCGTAATGCCTTTATTTTTAGCTGCTTGTGTAACCTGATTGATTGTCATTGCTAATGCCTGTGTTAATATGTTCGCAATGGTTTGCTTTGGAAGACCTTTCCTATCTTTAGTCAGTATCATTAATTGTTcttgaagatatttcatTGTCCTCTGATGATCATTCCCTTGATTACTTGACGACGCCCTGGCTCTATTTGCTGCAAGAGTCTGTGATATATTCTGTTTCTTCGTATCGTTActattagtattattattcgCTTTGACTGTCTTCTTTGGTCTTGCCTtctgttgttgctgttgctgctCAATACGTAGTTGTGCCGCCTGTGCTTTTGCTGCAGCAGTTTCAGcttgcttcttcttttgacGTTCTCGCTCCGCTATATATTCTTCATCCAAACCCCATAACCAACCTTTTCCctcttttgaaacttttctAAATGACTTATTTAACGATAGATTATGCCTTACTGAACTTTGCCACCCATCGGGACAGTATTTATAGTATGGAAACAATTCTCTTATCCCTGAGTAAATTTCAGATAATGACATACCTTTCTCGGTGGAATATTTTCGTATACATGTAGTTAACATCGcagaatatgaaaatgttGGTTTCGTCCTATATTCGACAGgaatttcatcaattgtaTAAACTTTCTTAGGCACCTTTGCAGGtttcttctccttcttGGCAGCGGGTTTTGgctgtttcttttttggtTGTGATGGTTCAGTTTTGACCTTGGGCTCTTTTTTTACAGCAGCTTTAGCTGCTTTAGTACTAGTAGAGTCAGTTATCTTTTCAGCAGCGGGACTCTTTTCAGATTCGGGTAAAACGAATTGAAAGGGGATTTGCCCTATCTGAATCTTAGTTTTATTCTTCAATGGAACAGTATTACCTCTTTCAACAAACACGTCGTCTACAAAAGCACCATTTTTACCTATAATCGAAAGTTCAAATCTTCCTGTACCGAAattatagaaaatttgTGCATGTCGCCTTGAAATAGATTTTGATGGACCTAAATTCACATCAACTTTATGTgtaaaatcattttctgatCTTCTTCCTATTATGGCATGCAACGTTTGAACATAAAAAGTGAAACTTTGGAAGTCAAGCCTTGCATATGCAAATATTGTTGGTTGCTCTTCAGGGATCGTAGTATTAATTGTAGTACTGGGATTAATATTACTGTCAGGAGCAGTTTGACCAGATTTTGCGATTTGTCCCTCCTTAGTGTTGACGTCTAAATTAGAgttttgtatattttgattGGATAATTCGTGTGGTTTAAATGTTCCTGGTGTCAATGAGTTATTTCTATGTGGATACAGAAGATTATTCTTTTCGTGGATGATGGATGCCGGTGTGTCTTTGTTAACTTCTAAATCCCCTGTACTTTTGCTTCTTGGAGACGCGTCATTTGcatcatcatttaaagTTTCATGTTCAGTTGCTTTTACAGGTGTACCTTGTGTAGGGGAGACGGTCGATTCCTTAAACGtaagtttttcaatatcttcactAATAGATTGCTTTTCAATAGCATCGTCACTACTATGACTATTGCCTTCGCTTTTAttgtcattttcttcaataccATTAACAGTGGTGTCCCTGGGACTTGATCCATCTTTGCCTTGATCTACGTCTTCTTCCGTATGCTCTCTCAGTGTGGCCGACACCTGGGGATCTATAAGACTAATGTCCTTATTAATATCATCTGTTGCGATATCATGGTTTAAAATGTTATGGTCATTGAAAAGAACGTCGTCATTTTTAGAATCAAATTCCagcaattttgaaaagtcaTCATTATAAAGGTTATCCGGTAGTTCATCAATGTTGAGAGAAACATTTGTGCCCGTATCTTCATGGTCGCTACTGTTTTGATCAGAACTGTTcacatcttcattttcattattatcactTGCATTACGTAGGGCTTCAAAATGCACCTCTACTGTGCCCTCTGGTTCACTTAGCTGTTCAGGAGCGTCAGACGGATCGTGCTGTTCCTGTTGACTATTATTTCGTACTATTGGTGCTTCGACACTTGATTCTTTCAGCCTCCCATCATGCGCAAATACGAGTTCATCTTTATTTATTTGTGCGGTACCTGGGCTTTCAACGCTAGGTTTTCGAAGAACATCAGATTCATTTATACTTGATCCAGTGACTCCAGGTGATACATTTTCGCCCTTTGTTGCAGAAAGTACATTTGTACGTATGTCATCTTCGTTGTTATTATGTTCTATTGTATCCattattcttctttatgATATAGCAAACTTGCTGTATATTTTGCACAGAACTTGTGGTATAAATAAATGGAGCAAAAGTACACTACTTTCTATTGCAACGAAGTCTCTATAAAGATGGATGTGGTAGTAACAAACTGCAatgttttttcaataagatgaaaaaaggaagaaaaaaccGCTTAAAAGTGGCCTCGGAACAGGAAAAGAACGTTTGAAAATACTAAATATATCTAACACTTTTAAATAAACCGATTAAAAATGCTTTTAAACAAACATATAATACGGTTAGTTTCTTAATCTCTTTAGATGACttcaatatatatttgtttaTCTTGACTGAAAattcactttttttttcttttggaaaatttcgCGGCTTACGTGCAGCGTGATAATAATACGGCCAGTGACAGCAAAACCTCAAGTAGTGTCAGTAAATAAGAAagtaataaaattttgtattgAAAGATCACGTCTTATTTGTATATAGGTTCTATATGATATCAACAGCTTATTATAATAGGTCTCTGGGTTCGTAAGGTTCTTCGAGGTATTTCATCTCTTCTTCGGTGAATGAAACGTCCAGAGCTTTGATGTTGTCATCGACTCTAGCGATGGAACTCATGCCAAGAATTGGTGCACATCCCTTTTGAATGACCCAGGCAGTGGCAATGACTGCCATTGAAacgtttttcttctttgccATTTCTTCGACACGATTGATGACAGTGACTTCCCATGGCtttaagtttttcaaaCCCCAAGcattgatgatgatatcgGAAGAAGATCTCGTTGATTCAACACCAACTGGCCTTGTTAGTAAACCTTGGTGGTTTGGTGACCATGGTGTTAACATCAAATTGTGTTTCTTTGCAAAGGGGATAGTCTCACGTTCATCTTCTCTGTAGACCAAATTGTAACAGGATTGTACATTCACAAATTGGAACCAGTTGTATTTATCAGCGGTGAATTGCAATTCAGCAAGTTGAGTACCTAGCATCGATGATGCACCAATATATCTAGTTAAGCCCATTTCGACTACGTCATTCAAAGCTCTCATAGTTTCCTTAACAGGAGTGTTTGGGTCGAATCTATGAATTTGTAAGACATCCATATATGTACCTAGTCTTTCAACAGACTTCTTAGCGGCATCGATAATATGTTTTCTGGAGAGACCCTGTTGGTTAGTCAAATCCAGTTGTGCAAGTTCATCTTCAAGACCGCTACCCAAACCTAAGTCCAGAGTTTCATCCACCGGAAAGAAAACTTTCGACATAATAACAACAGTTTCTCTTCTAATGTTGTATTTTTGCATGAATTCCTTCAACAACTTTTCACTTAAACCGTTAGAATATACATCAGCAGTATCAAAAGTCCGTAAGCCTTGGTCATAACAGtgcttcaaaatcttgaagACTTTTTCcttatcatcttcaaccCATTTGGCCCAATCTTTGGAACCGTAGGACATACATCCAACAATAATTggagaaattttgataccAGTGTTACCGAAGGGAATTTGTTTAATAAcagccattttttttgtttggtGATTTAATAGGATCTTGGTTTGTTTGTTTGTTTGATATTctaaaagatttgaagaattccaaatgaaattgatgaagtaTTCCTGTCCTTTATATACTTGCAGACATCTTTCAGCTTATTTAATGTGTCTTCCCTATTCAATGTGACTTTATTACCAAAGGGAGTCTTTTCGCCCGAAACGAAGGAAACTCGTCCGAGATAGTTCAACCTAAAATCGGCCGGGACGGGTTTCATGGCTTTCGGACGAGCCTCGGAGAAAATGCTCGGCCGAAAATGAATAACAAATTTAATGCAAATCTGAAGTCAGGTAAAGCAATATTCCTCGACAATTATGCTATGCTCATACGAAGAGGACAATGCAAGCGTAGAtacaaatttatcatttaaaaaTGTGCATTTACATAAAGTCATACTATAtggttcaaaaatttctaatgtcttttatcaatcttcaaatttctaGCTTTTATACGTTCCTGCGGATTCAGTATCCAATCTATACTGTtaacaatttcatctttgaCGTCGCCTGTAGTTAAATCGAAATCGTCATCGTCGAATCccaaaatcaaaacaatTTGTGTCAATCTAACGAAGTTTTCTCTTAAAGTGTAATTCAATTCACATGTAGCATTTATTAACAAACTCAGTTCTTTATCCAGTTTGATTGCACCCAGTTCATTCACTTTCAAGTTCCAGACcctcttttcaattattttaatcATAAAGCTGTTAATTAACTTCATTAGATCATCAAATGCAGAGGTAATTACGGCGTTCTTCAAAGGTGTAATTAATACTCTCCAATCTCTCATAAATttgtttatatttttgaaattctcaaaattcTCAATATTGGCAATGTACGTAGAAGCGTTATCTTCATTACTGCCTGCATTATTGTTGTCATTTATAAAcaactttttcaagataattttcaattttggttgaaccaaattttgaaacaaatacTGTATACCCCATTTTTGCAATTTATTGACCTGCTCTATTATATTTATCTGTGCAGTTTCcactttttcattgatataaGTGGAATCATCCTCAAATGGGAAGTTATCCTGGATCAACCTCGGATTCTGTTCTATTATCTCTTTagtcaataaattttcaatagccGCTTTTGTGAGACATAAAGTGTTCAcgtaaataatataatgatGCAAGGATAGTATGGATGGGTCACTACTAgtctcttcttcttcttcttgggCGACTACCGACTGTAGGTTAGACTGAATGTTGGCAAAAGCACCCCTCAAATTGAATCTACTGAACTGAGATAATTTTGCGGTAGCTGCTGCAGTTGAGCTAACATTTTTATTAGTAGGATACGGTGAAGCAGCCCTAGAGGGATATTGTGTTGATGACTCTTCGGGTATTGAAGTATACTTTTTTAAAAGGTTTGGGGATGATGATGCCGTACTCCCTTGTGCAATAACGGACTGTAAAGTCTTAAATTTTGCTTGGATAAATTTGACTAAATATTCATTCTGAATGAACACAACCAAGTCATCCAAGAAAGTCgataaaatatcaacttGACCAGTATTGACAGTGtaaatcatattttttctaatcAGCGCTGTCAAATCTTCCAGAACGGGCGAAATTGGCCATGACGATTGATCCTTATGACTTATGGTCTCTAATGTGATGACGTTATTGATATCCGGTAATTCTTCAAGGATTACACTGTTTCTAAACGATCTATAAAGGTTGTTAATGACAATGTCTTGAAAATCTCTTATAAAATTGTCTTTATgcaattttgaagaaaacgTACCTTCTACAATGGGGAAGGGTATTTTTAAAGTTGTTTCTGTTTCACTGAAATCTGTGTATTCTTTCCACTTAACGGCAAAGAATCTTGTATACATTGACCAGTTCTGTAGAATTTGTGAGATTTCCGATAGAAAATTGGCCGCTTCATTTATTGGAACAGTCTCGTTTGATATGTTCGTTACCGTCTCTTTCATATGTTTAGCGTCACTAAAGACATCCAACACTAAAGATGCCTGTAATTCAGTTTCCTTTTCGATTTTCTCCATAATGACTGGGATATGTTCTTTACCGtaacaatttgaaataatccTTGAATGCTCATTTATGATTGTagaaacaattttgaataaatttaaaaggACTACACTGAATCTGACTTTTAAGTTGACGGTATTAtccagaaattttttgttttcaacTGAGATGATGTCACAAATATATTTACTGTAGAGATCTAAACCTAAATCAGTTTCACCGATCAATGgaaataatttgaagaaaagtGTTAATCTATCAATATCCTTTTCCCTCATTGCgatttcaaatgatgacTTAAATGATCCTTTCAATTGATTACACCATTGAGCCAGCAGTTCGCTTGGTAACATCGGTAATTCCGCATTAGGTATAGTATTTTTGGCGAAAGATGATTCTAAGATTCCTGGGGGCAGCTGACGAATTTCACTAATCGCTGTTGCTGCCACGAgataattttgttctttaaGTGCGCTGtcaatcaatttgatattattcTTCAAAGTCCTAGTATCCTCCAGGAAAGACAGGGTCCTTAACAGCAGCTTGTGCTCCTGATCAATTGAATCGATTTCATTATGTATCTGTACAGATCTATTATTCGATTTGCCAATGGTCGATAACACACTGTGATATTGTGATAGAGTACTCGTCAGATCTGTCCTTTGTAGCTCCAATTTACGTATCTGCTTGTTATGCTTTGATTGAGACTCCGCAATGAACACATTCAATGACGCCACCGTCTGTTCTTGGTCATTCTTAATCACTTCTGTTAACTTATCAATCTGGGACACCGTGGTCAACTTCCCCAACAAGATATTATACTTAGCGAGGTTCCTTGACAGTTGATCATCAGATAGCCTAGAATTCAACATATTCAAACCTTCAACAACCCTTCGCACCAATGCTTCTTATCCTTAACCTGATGGTTTGATCTTCACTAAGTTGTACTTTAAGCCTAACTAGTTCCGgcatctaatttttttttctcttcaacttgaatggaaaaaagatgaaaaatataaggCATTTGCAATAGTAGATCATCAACTTTTCATATTGTTCCTAGTACTGAAAACGCGATTATTGAAGTGGCCAGGATCCCagaatttattatcaaGTGAGCTACATTAAGCTCCTTAGCATAGAAAATAGATCAGCGAATACGTCGAAATGGATACGCCTCCAACTTCCCCTACTTTCCCCATCGGCACCACAATGCCCCAAAAGGTCTTAAAGAAATCACAGATGTCTCCTATGCATAACACATTGCCTCTATCACCAAACAAGAGCTTGCATTCAGAATATCTAGCCAGGAACCCGGTTGTATCCGAACGTAATCAGAAATCTTTGGTTTACTTGAAAGAGGACCTACAATCTCTTCTCATTTCTCCAACCAAACCTACGTTTATTAGCAGTTCTCACATGTTGGACTTTTTGGGAAACCACTATTCTAAggaaaatataatgacaAGAGATGATCTCGTGCTAAGTTTGTTGTCAAAACGAGTTGATTTCCCAAGCTCCGAACGTAAGTCATTTAATATATCGAGCACACAAATGGGCAGCGGGAATTACTCAATTGTTTATGAGATGACTCAGCAAGATGGTCAGACTTTAATACTCAAGTTTCCAAAGACAAAGAGAAAATCTAAgtttttattaaatgagGCCCTGATTTTAGCATATTTACATGATGGCAGCTTTAATGACATTCATATTGTTCCAATGGATGGTATATCATACATCAATAAATCTTACTATAAGAATTTGAGGTACAACGAAAATGTGCCATGTCTGatcttggaaaaatttgatcTCAATTTGAAGCAACTTATAGCcatcttgaagaaaaatggtcAAGATATTTCCtttgaattgaagaaaaagatgtgGTGGAAATTATTTAAAGAACTTATGATGGTATTTGTGCATTTGAAGTCTAGAAATGTTGTTCATGGTGATATCaaaacttcaaatattctagTTAAGGGTACcgaattgaatgaagataTGCATTTCTATATTTGTGATTTTACATCatctttcatcaatttaTCGAATGATGAgtatttgaatgaaaatgtcaATCATGAAATGAATCActccaattttgaaacaaccTTAGAATATTGTCCTCCTCAATTTGTTGAAACGTTCTTAAGcaatgataattttgagTTTAGTTACGAAACGGACCTGTATTCATTTGGACTGGTACTTCTATCCTATATAACTGAAGAAGAGCCTTTTAAAGAATTACAGAGTTTAAGGTACCATAGTTCTGACACAGAAGCTATGCCAAATGGTGCACACATGATTAACACTTCTAACTGGTTAATCAATGTCATTCAGAAAAATGAtccaataaatttaaatatcAATTACAAGACCCATTTATTAGAGATTTGGTCCGTGGAACTTTCCATAGTTTCTAAAATCTTAGTTGATAGAATTTCATTAGAAGATTGTATGACATACGTAACAAATTGATACAAATATGTAAATGTGTACATATTACTACtatataaatattcttttttatgTATTTCCCAATGATAGTTCTCTAATTGTTGAGATCACCATTAATGATTGCATTCAgtcttttctctttttcttcatccatTTTCCTTGTATTAATTTCGTAATCTCTCCTAATCTTATATCGTCTCTTCAAAGCTTCATCAATAAGAATAAAATCGTTAAATTGGGGATGCTCAAATTCACAGTTGTCCCTCCCCAGGGGACAGAACCCGTTCAGATACCTCTGACACACAAGCTTCTTAACATGTCTCTTTTTACAATTTGGACCGTCGAAACAAAACCCTTGATCATAAGCCTCACAGCGCGGTATCTTACTAATGGGATCCACGTGCAGATACTGACATTCTGGAGTCTGTGTACAATAACCATTCTTTGCGTAAAATACACATTCTGGCATCTTCCTAAGATTATATTCATGTAAAAATTCACATTGGTCGTTTTTCTTACATAGCCCACGTAACCAATGCTTACACACTATTttattctgaaaatttgCTAGTATATGCTTATTAGGACAGGAATCACCGTTGGGGCACGAGATGGGCCCCACCTTTGGGTCGTAATGTGGGCATATTGGTCTATCTGGATCTCTAGTAAAATGATATTCTTGCTTCAAAAATggttcaaatttgaaattatacTTGTTTGTATTTGGGTGTATCACAGACATGACTTGTTTGCCTCGCTATAAACTCGCTGACAACCCACTTCTATCGCCTGTTATAACTTCACATCCTTACAAATTAGGCTTTAATCATATAAAGCTTTTAATCTAAAGATGCGCTTTCCATATTGTAACCCGGACACTGATAGAAagtattgaaatttgagCTCTGTTTTTTGCCACCGAAGAAATTAGGAATATTAAACACTTTTAAAGAGAGAAGAGCAATCTGAGTGGCCTAAAGTGGATTAGACGAGCCAATTGAGTTGAGATACTGTTGTATAGAAAGAGAATATAATGTCCAGTGAAAAAGaactgaagaaaaagaacGTAGAGGAAGATTCTGAGGATGTGAACATGGAGCCACAATTCGCTATGGTACCAAACTATGAGGTATCAGACAGGGCGTTTCTTTTAAAGACGTATATAACAAGTCCAAGCAAGGTACAGAACATAATGACTGATGAGAAATTAAACGAATCTAAAGATTTCATCATGGAACAGATCGAGAAGGATTCAATGGCACCTTACTATAAATATTTGGCTACAAACTATTTTGTCgagaaaaatgataataataataacaaacTAATGGAGTCATCAAATAGTGCTGGCTTGTTTCCATTTGATTCTGCATTCCACGAAAAGTTACTTAAAGTTAATGCAgagaaaattaatgaattaaaacaaaatttagAAACTTTAAAGTCAAATGATGAAGGCCcattagaaatttcaactGCTTGGATCAAATTAGGTGAATATTATGCACAAATTggtgattttgaaaacgCGGAAAAAGTACTATTGAATGAAGCTCTAAATACAGCCATATCGCTCGGATCAAAGATCGATATTTATTTCCTAGTATTGAGACTTGCTTTCTTCTACAACGATTTCCATTTTATTaaggaaaaattggaattaGTTTCCAActtaattgaaaaaggtgGTGATTgggaaagaagaaatagataCAAGACTTATCTTGGTATCTATTCTCTTGCCGTTAGAGACTTCAAGAAGGCTGCTGATTTATTGGTTGATTCATTAGCCACTTTCACTTCCACAGAATTAACATCATATGAAAATATAGCGATGTATGCATCAGTTGCAGGATTATTCTCTCTGGAAAGAACAGATTTAAAGGCTAAGATCATTGATTCACCAGAacttttatcaataatgaattcaacAGAATCGTTACagtcaatttcatcattaacAATTGCATTATACACATCAGATTATTCAAGTTTCTTCCCATTCTTATTGGAAACATATGATAAGGCATTAATTCCAtgcaaatatttgaatagaCACGCAGACTTCTTTGTAAGAGAAATGAGAAGAAAAGTTTACGCACAACTGTTAGATTCGTATAAGACTTTAGCTTTAAAATCTATGGCAAGTTCATTTGGTGTGTCtgttgaatttttggataACGATTTAAGTAAATTTATTccaaacaaaaaattaaattgtATCATTGACAGAGTAAATGGAATTGTGGAGACTAATAGACCAGATAATAAGAACGCTCAATATCAATTACTTGTCAAGCAAGGTGACGGTTTATTAACGAAGTTACAAAAATATAGTGCTGCAGTCAAGCTAACAGGTTCTGACCGTGTTGATTGAATAAACAGAATTGTAGTAAGTAATACAATATAGTCATTTCTGTATCTATCGAgtgaatttcaaatatatccATAAACAATCATTTTATGATTTTTACGCTGCGAAACATATTTCAGATGGATCCAACGGAGAAAATATCGATGTTTCGAAGTGTCTCCAATCTGCACTGAATATTACCAGaataattgatttaaaaCAACCCATCTACTAAAAACAATCAAGTTAACAACGAATGTAAGGACCCTGCTCAAATAATCAAACAAATATCTCAGTCTACTGCACTGATACTCGGATTTCTGCTGTCGTATGAAACGACTTCAAAGAAACGAAAATTTACATTTCGAAAAATTCATCTCATCGAAAGATTCATTATGGTTAAGAGACGTCCTGCAGTggtttatatattcttcaGAGAGTGTAGGCTGTTAGTGTACAAGTCCTTCATTGCAACAGATATAGAAAATCATGGGTAAAGCCAAGAAGACAAGAAAGTTTGCGTTAGTAAAGCGTACATTGAATGCGAAGAAAGA
Encoded proteins:
- the ISR1 gene encoding putative protein kinase ISR1 (similar to Saccharomyces cerevisiae ISR1 (YPR106W); ancestral locus Anc_3.421), with protein sequence MDTPPTSPTFPIGTTMPQKVLKKSQMSPMHNTLPLSPNKSLHSEYLARNPVVSERNQKSLVYLKEDLQSLLISPTKPTFISSSHMLDFLGNHYSKENIMTRDDLVLSLLSKRVDFPSSERKSFNISSTQMGSGNYSIVYEMTQQDGQTLILKFPKTKRKSKFLLNEALILAYLHDGSFNDIHIVPMDGISYINKSYYKNLRYNENVPCLILEKFDLNLKQLIAILKKNGQDISFELKKKMWWKLFKELMMVFVHLKSRNVVHGDIKTSNILVKGTELNEDMHFYICDFTSSFINLSNDEYLNENVNHEMNHSNFETTLEYCPPQFVETFLSNDNFEFSYETDLYSFGLVLLSYITEEEPFKELQSLRYHSSDTEAMPNGAHMINTSNWLINVIQKNDPINLNINYKTHLLEIWSVELSIVSKILVDRISLEDCMTYVTN
- the FHL1 gene encoding Fhl1p (similar to Saccharomyces cerevisiae FHL1 (YPR104C); ancestral locus Anc_3.418), producing MDTIEHNNNEDDIRTNVLSATKGENVSPGVTGSSINESDVLRKPSVESPGTAQINKDELVFAHDGRLKESSVEAPIVRNNSQQEQHDPSDAPEQLSEPEGTVEVHFEALRNASDNNENEDVNSSDQNSSDHEDTGTNVSLNIDELPDNLYNDDFSKLLEFDSKNDDVLFNDHNILNHDIATDDINKDISLIDPQVSATLREHTEEDVDQGKDGSSPRDTTVNGIEENDNKSEGNSHSSDDAIEKQSISEDIEKLTFKESTVSPTQGTPVKATEHETLNDDANDASPRSKSTGDLEVNKDTPASIIHEKNNLLYPHRNNSLTPGTFKPHELSNQNIQNSNLDVNTKEGQIAKSGQTAPDSNINPSTTINTTIPEEQPTIFAYARLDFQSFTFYVQTLHAIIGRRSENDFTHKVDVNLGPSKSISRRHAQIFYNFGTGRFELSIIGKNGAFVDDVFVERGNTVPLKNKTKIQIGQIPFQFVLPESEKSPAAEKITDSTSTKAAKAAVKKEPKVKTEPSQPKKKQPKPAAKKEKKPAKVPKKVYTIDEIPVEYRTKPTFSYSAMLTTCIRKYSTEKGMSLSEIYSGIRELFPYYKYCPDGWQSSVRHNLSLNKSFRKVSKEGKGWLWGLDEEYIAERERQKKKQAETAAAKAQAAQLRIEQQQQQQKARPKKTVKANNNTNSNDTKKQNISQTLAANRARASSSNQGNDHQRTMKYLQEQLMILTKDRKGLPKQTIANILTQALAMTINQVTQAAKNKGITGNPLTALMDKNPQHLNLILAAAVNAATAKITNGKIKQLVDPKSTTTTTNISKPVSKPTKSTSKSVSPGVSTEKVPIVSANEPIRPSTASTAVPTSTPSFDPTSLSRFFQPRQQATRPTHVTTPSPTPPLMAKNNTSIPQKRTHDETSSSEGESSSDDNTSDDDDDEEDSSGDESSEDESSEDESSGSESGENNETVDDGDKDKLRLNHDKIEDDTKLEEEESADSNENSSSESDDTNINVNDIAGNKVGNDSDEDMND
- the KAFR0D04230 gene encoding aldo/keto reductase, which encodes MAVIKQIPFGNTGIKISPIIVGCMSYGSKDWAKWVEDDKEKVFKILKHCYDQGLRTFDTADVYSNGLSEKLLKEFMQKYNIRRETVVIMSKVFFPVDETLDLGLGSGLEDELAQLDLTNQQGLSRKHIIDAAKKSVERLGTYMDVLQIHRFDPNTPVKETMRALNDVVEMGLTRYIGASSMLGTQLAELQFTADKYNWFQFVNVQSCYNLVYREDERETIPFAKKHNLMLTPWSPNHQGLLTRPVGVESTRSSSDIIINAWGLKNLKPWEVTVINRVEEMAKKKNVSMAVIATAWVIQKGCAPILGMSSIARVDDNIKALDVSFTEEEMKYLEEPYEPRDLL
- the YTH1 gene encoding cleavage polyadenylation factor RNA-binding subunit YTH1 (similar to Saccharomyces cerevisiae YTH1 (YPR107C); ancestral locus Anc_3.422), whose protein sequence is MSVIHPNTNKYNFKFEPFLKQEYHFTRDPDRPICPHYDPKVGPISCPNGDSCPNKHILANFQNKIVCKHWLRGLCKKNDQCEFLHEYNLRKMPECVFYAKNGYCTQTPECQYLHVDPISKIPRCEAYDQGFCFDGPNCKKRHVKKLVCQRYLNGFCPLGRDNCEFEHPQFNDFILIDEALKRRYKIRRDYEINTRKMDEEKEKRLNAIINGDLNN
- the COG4 gene encoding Golgi transport complex subunit COG4 (similar to Saccharomyces cerevisiae COG4 (YPR105C); ancestral locus Anc_3.419); amino-acid sequence: MLNSRLSDDQLSRNLAKYNILLGKLTTVSQIDKLTEVIKNDQEQTVASLNVFIAESQSKHNKQIRKLELQRTDLTSTLSQYHSVLSTIGKSNNRSVQIHNEIDSIDQEHKLLLRTLSFLEDTRTLKNNIKLIDSALKEQNYLVAATAISEIRQLPPGILESSFAKNTIPNAELPMLPSELLAQWCNQLKGSFKSSFEIAMREKDIDRLTLFFKLFPLIGETDLGLDLYSKYICDIISVENKKFLDNTVNLKVRFSVVLLNLFKIVSTIINEHSRIISNCYGKEHIPVIMEKIEKETELQASLVLDVFSDAKHMKETVTNISNETVPINEAANFLSEISQILQNWSMYTRFFAVKWKEYTDFSETETTLKIPFPIVEGTFSSKLHKDNFIRDFQDIVINNLYRSFRNSVILEELPDINNVITLETISHKDQSSWPISPVLEDLTALIRKNMIYTVNTGQVDILSTFLDDLVVFIQNEYLVKFIQAKFKTLQSVIAQGSTASSSPNLLKKYTSIPEESSTQYPSRAASPYPTNKNVSSTAAATAKLSQFSRFNLRGAFANIQSNLQSVVAQEEEEETSSDPSILSLHHYIIYVNTLCLTKAAIENLLTKEIIEQNPRLIQDNFPFEDDSTYINEKVETAQINIIEQVNKLQKWGIQYLFQNLVQPKLKIILKKLFINDNNNAGSNEDNASTYIANIENFENFKNINKFMRDWRVLITPLKNAVITSAFDDLMKLINSFMIKIIEKRVWNLKVNELGAIKLDKELSLLINATCELNYTLRENFVRLTQIVLILGFDDDDFDLTTGDVKDEIVNSIDWILNPQERIKARNLKIDKRH
- the RPN7 gene encoding proteasome regulatory particle lid subunit RPN7 (similar to Saccharomyces cerevisiae RPN7 (YPR108W); ancestral locus Anc_3.423), producing MSSEKELKKKNVEEDSEDVNMEPQFAMVPNYEVSDRAFLLKTYITSPSKVQNIMTDEKLNESKDFIMEQIEKDSMAPYYKYLATNYFVEKNDNNNNKLMESSNSAGLFPFDSAFHEKLLKVNAEKINELKQNLETLKSNDEGPLEISTAWIKLGEYYAQIGDFENAEKVLLNEALNTAISLGSKIDIYFLVLRLAFFYNDFHFIKEKLELVSNLIEKGGDWERRNRYKTYLGIYSLAVRDFKKAADLLVDSLATFTSTELTSYENIAMYASVAGLFSLERTDLKAKIIDSPELLSIMNSTESLQSISSLTIALYTSDYSSFFPFLLETYDKALIPCKYLNRHADFFVREMRRKVYAQLLDSYKTLALKSMASSFGVSVEFLDNDLSKFIPNKKLNCIIDRVNGIVETNRPDNKNAQYQLLVKQGDGLLTKLQKYSAAVKLTGSDRVD